The proteins below come from a single Phocoena sinus isolate mPhoSin1 chromosome 2, mPhoSin1.pri, whole genome shotgun sequence genomic window:
- the LOC116749705 gene encoding vesicular, overexpressed in cancer, prosurvival protein 1-like translates to MIGVLFCCGAGFFIRRCMYPLPPIEELTFNVSYTRQPPNPTPGAQKLGLPFYTDPGGPGMDPAGNPVAMAFQVQPNSPQGSTAYPPPPSYFDTPCPHMNRW, encoded by the coding sequence ATGATAGGCGTGCTCTTCTGCTGTGGTGCCGGCTTCTTCATCCGGAGGTGCATGTACCCCCTGCCGCCGATCGAGGAGCTGACATTCAACGTGTCTTACACCAGGCAGCCCCCGAACCCCACTCCAGGAGCCCAGAAGCTGGGGCTGCCGTTTTACACTGACCCTGGAGGACCAGGGATGGATCCTGCTGGGAATCCTGTGGCGATGGCTTTCCAGGTCCAACCCAACTCACCCCAGGGAAGCACAGCCTACCCACCGCCCCCTTCCTACTTCGACACGCCCTGCCCCCATATGAACAGGTGGTGA